TCGCTGGACATGTGAGTTTTCCAACTCACCTTCGATGTTCTATTTCATTGAGTTAATCATTTGCACCTGAATGTTTATGCCATaataactttttcatttttcttttctttagagTTCCACTTCAAGTATTTGCTCCTACTTCAAGCCTTCCCCAAACTCAACAAACTACTACAACgttactggtggacgaaattgtgattcatacttaaattgttgttcgaaattgattcccCAGTAAtagccccaaaaacttggtgctcaataccatggtctaaacataatttcacaacttcgctcaactaaccagcaagtgcactgggtcgtccaagtaataaaccttacgtgagtaagggtcgatcccacggagattgttagtatgaagcaagctatggtcatcttgcaaatctcagtcaggcggataataaatggttatggagttttcaaataataataataaataaactgaagataaagatagaaatacttatgtagatcatcgaatgaaatttcagataggcgtatgaagatgatgtgctccttctgaatctctgctttcctactgccttcatccaatccttcttactcctttccattgcaagctgtatgtagggcatcactgttgtaaATTGCTacattccatcctctcagtgaaaaaggtccaaatgttctgtcacggcacggctaatcatctgtcggttctcgatcatgtcggaatagaatcccttgattcttttgcatttgtcatcacgcccaacaatctcgagtttaaagctcgtcacagtcattcaatcccagaatcctactcagaataccacaaataaggtttagactttctggattctcatgaatgccgccatcaattctagcttataccacgaagattctgatctcacggaatggaaggctcggttgtcaggcgagggcaaccatgcgtcgttcATCAGGAATcaaagagatacacactctagcttttgcttgtagaacagaagtggttgtcaggcacgcgttcataaggacggaagatgatgagtgtcacggatcatcacatccatcaggttgaagtacgagtagtatcttagaatagaaataagattgaaattgaataaaagatagtagtaattgcattaaaactcgaggtacagcagagctccacacccttaatctatggtgtgtagaaattccaccgttgaaaatatataagtgatgaaggttcaggcgtagccgaatggctagcccccaaaacgtgatcacatgattaaaaatacaattcagGATCCAGGATCGATCAAAAAGactctgaatacaatagtaaaatgtcctatttatactagactagctactagggtttacagaagtaagtaattgatgcagaaatccacttccggggcccacttggtgtgttcttggattgagcttgagctttacacgttcAGAGGCTTTTTTTgaagttgaacaccaagttgtaacgtgtttttggcgttcaactctggttcgtgacgtgtttctggcgtttgactccaaaatgcagcatggaactggtgttgagcgccagtttacgttgtctaatcacgaataaagtatagactattatatattgttggaaagctttggatgtctactttttaacgccgttgagagcgcgccatttggagttctgtagctccaaaaaatccatttcgagtgcagggaggtcagaatccaacagcatcagcagtcctttgtcagccttttatcagagttttgctcaggtccctcaatttcagccagaaagtacctgaaatcacagaaaaacacacaaaatcatagtaaaatccagaaatataaatttagcATGAAAACTAacgaaaacatccctaaaagtagctagattatactaaaaactatctaaaaacaatgccaaaaagcgtataaattatccgctcattagttacccagagaagaagatatagaaaaagaaactaTTAATGTGTAAGTATTACTTAAATTCCTTTTCTAATAGTTTTAGTTTATTTGGTTTGTATTTTGGTGTATTTCTTGTTATTTGAGGTGTACTTGGTGTTGTTGTCCTCTTTTTATTAATGTTGTAACTAGCCCATAGAAATTTATTGTAGTGCTTATACTGTCATTTTGTGCTTGTTTTATTGAGTtgcatatctttttaaattttgatgtatttgatttatatttctttgTATTTCATGTAAATTAAGGTGCACTTGGTTTGATTGTATTAATTAAATTCCTTTTCTGTAATCCTGAAGTCTCTCCCAACTTCAACAATCTGTTGCAAAATCTCCAACAAAGAAATGTACTGAAGAAGAACCTCAACAACCACAACAAGAATCTCATAAAGAATTTGCTCCTACTAATATGTAAGTTCTACTtcttaaaattctttttcaatattttctttGTAATATTCAGATATTTTATGTGTCATCATGCAGTCATCCACTCCCTCAAACAGTCCTGATGCAATAATAATAGTTGCCAATGTTGCATTGAAGAATGACTTTTCTATACCATCATTTAGTCTTGGATTCACTCAATCAAGTGAGGAGACTGTACTTTCTCAAGAGGATAAACCACAAGCTGTCAAGAAAAAATCTTAGGACAGTCCAATATTGgaagaagatttgaaaaatttggtGGAAGCTGTCATAGATACTGAGGTTGCAACAGCATTAAATTTTGGTAGAGAGAAAAGTCCCTCTCTGGAAAAGGTGCAGCCTACAATGAGCTTCCTCGACAAATTCAAAACTCCCGTGAGGCAGAAGCAAATAATAGATAAACTTAaggagaaatatttttattgggtGATAAATATCAAGACTTATGAAGATGAAAGCACTAATGAGTGGAAGACAATTTTTATACTGAAGcatgaaaaaatattgaaaataagaagaatacACTTTGAATCCATAAAAGTTGAATCAAATGTCGAAAATCTGATAATCCTAGAATAACGTTAATGATTTTCTTATCAGTTGTTATGCCATATATGTATTAAGTTTGGGGTTTTGGTTTTTGTATGTTGTCTCGGTAATGTGCCAAATTCTGAACAtcaaaaacattaaaagattttaaaaaactcATATACTGTTTTCTCGTTGATATTATTATAAGTTgtaatacattaaaattttggtgtatttttaaaatatattgtttGCTGTATCTATTTCTTTCGGTGTTATACAAATTTTGTAGAATTATGCAATGTCGAGTCATGAGGGCAACTTTCTTCATCCAAAAACTAAGAAGTCTTTTCAGGTTGAAGACTATGAAGACTACCTCCCATTTTTGGACAAGAAGAAACTTGCATCCCATTCGTTTGTAAGCTTTCATTTATaaaatttcttaaataattCTTACATTAGGTGGCAATTAAGCTAAAAAGTTGTTCTCTCTAGCCAAGTTTCAAATATCTGTCTCGATTTGCTATGCGCATCATTGGTGGTTATGGATAGTGGATGTTGAATTGACGGCTAAGCTAGAAGAAGAGCAGGCGAAGAGACAATCGATACATAAAGTCTTGGGATATCTAGTCCAACAACAAGGAGTCAATTATTTGCCAGCTGAGGTTGCTGCAGAGCTGGCTTTGGGCAGTACACCAGACTCGTCACGCACAGGGCCATCTTCATCTGACAATCACGACCCGcaacaaaaattttgaatttcaatcaATATTCTTAGATACTTTTGCATTTAAGTTGCTTTAGTGCTTTAtgcttattttcttcaagtTAAGCATTCTTACTTTATTTTGGATGATGTTATGACAATCTCATTATATATGTTATGTTTGCATATATTTAGTTTAGTTTGTTATGTTATTTGGCTATTTTATTTGGTTGCAATTTctttaaattaattgaaaataaaaaaattaaagtttaataaACAGACGTTTTCAAAAgagacaaaataataaaaaacctaaaattttAATGGGAATTTTGAATTTGGCGGCGGTTTTTAACCGCCGTAAAACAGTCATATTGTTCATTTTTCTGATATTTAGCGGCGGTTATCACCCACCACAAAACGACTTCGTTTTCAATTCACTAGCATTTAGCGGCGGTTGCAAACTGCCGCAAAATTGGAAATATCATTTTTCACCCCATACTGCAGCGGGTAATAACCGCCGCGAAACCAATTCATATTTCGCGGCGGTTATTCTAGCAGTTAAAAAAATCGCCGCTAATCATTTTCCTGCGCCCCATCTTCTGGCGTTTAATTAACTGCCACGAAATATTTTGCGGTAGTTCAAAACTGCCACAAAACGGCTCCAGAAACCGCCGCAAAGTGCCGGAATTGTTGTAgtgaataatattttattttttattaaattaatttaatatatattttatattatacttTTAGATACAAatcagaatttaattttgatgtactgacagtgtaaaatattttacataattatccaattatatctatttttttagatgATCATTTACACGAATAGAATCAATGtaaaaagtagttattttttatgatatggtGTTACAGAATTAAATACATATGTAAAACTATTTTACATTAAAAgtgtataaaaatttaattttaaaaattaaaaaatatataaaataaatattttaatacaaaatttaataaatttttttaatgtgaaggaaaatataattttttaacacacacacacacatatacatTTTTTCAAAATGCTAATGGGGCACTTACCCCACGAGTTACCACATAAATCCATCCCTCGGTCTTGGCTCCTCCGAATTTTTGTGAATAAAAGTTAATAATTTTAAGTATATAAAGTTATTATAtagtatataattttatttttatttaaaaaatagaataaataattatccTATGTAAATAAATGTCTTACtccttaaattaaaaaaaattattcccaatcactttttaattaaataaatttctaaatctttaaatatttaaacttttttgattttaaatatttttttatttttctacctattatcatataaaaatactttaatattgaaaataactaaaaaaatctttatatattataatacatacataaaagtaaattattttaaatttatttatttttttgtaatattaaaattataacatattaagtaatttaattaaaatgattatattttatgtattttatttgtaaatatattttaaatacatatNNNNNNNNNNNNNNNNNNNNNNNNNNNNNNNNNNNNNNNNNNNNNNNNNNNNNNNNNNNNNNNNNNNNNNNNNNNNNNNNNNNNNNNNNNNNNNNNNNNNNNNNNNNNNNNNNNNNNNNNNNNNNNNNNNNNNNNNNNNNNNNNNNNNNNNNNNNNNNNNNNNNNNNNNNNNNNNNNNNNNNNNNNNNNNNNNNNNNNNNNNNNNNNNNNNNNNNNNNNNNNNNNNNNNNNNNNNNNNNNNNNNNNNNNNNNNNNNNNNNNNNNNNNNNNNNNNNNNNNNNNNNNNNNNNNNNNNNNNNNNNNNNNNNNNNNNNNNNNNNNNNNNNNNNNNNNNNNNNNNNNNNNNNNNNNNNNNNNNNNNNNNNNNNNNNNNNNNNNNNNNNNNNNNNNNNNNNNNNNNNNNNNNNNNNNNNNNNNNNNNNNNNNNNNNNNNNNNNNNNNNNNNaaattattataaaatttttttagcttatttataagtatttaaataattttttaaaaagttataatttaattttaaaaattttatcaaatactaatactataactttttataaattaaatgttaaaaataatatttataaaatcatttaaACTGACTTTAATCCCTCTGAACTAAATTTTATTTGCCtcaaaaaatatgaaagaactcaattttattttcttccaaTACTGGCTCTGCACTTTTTATCAGAGCAATAATATGGGGCTTTCATTTTATGACCGTGGTACATGCTCCAAGAGTGTTTATATGtaattatgatttgagtaattATTCAAATCCATTTCtaagaattttaaaagtaaatattttagtttttttaaaaaataatatagagattaatttttaaagttttatttCAACAGATAAATCAgtctttaattcattttttagcagaataattatccaaatcagtctctaaaaattttaaaacggacattttagtttctaaaaaaatttacaaattaattctcaatatttttcttCGTCAGACATAACAgtctttaataataataatcaataaaattattagagactattctacaaaaaatttaaggttgaaattatttgatatttttgtatttaatataatcaaaagatgtcctactttaaaaaatatgtttgtattaaaagaaaatattttaatttgaatttcaaatcaTCATTATTAACTTAACTTTGTGTATGTGAACAACGACACTAGCATATTAATACACTCTTTTTGTTAGAAACAAGTAAGGTAAATACTGATGCTAAATAttagtttaaataaataaaaatgaatatttataataataatttacataaatataacATNNNNNNNNNNNNNNNNNNNNNNNNNNNNNNNNNNNNNNNNNNNNNNNNNNNNNNNNNNNNNNtatataaaatatttaacaatatttatattcaaaaataaaaaaatctaaaatattaattatgaaaaataaataaatataaataaaatttttatttaaatatataaaataacaaaattatcaACTTACATAAATTGGATGATCCAAATAATTGATGATATGTTCTTCGAGTGTCGTATAATTACGTaccattatatttttttaatcactacaaaactaataatttttttctttaaacacTCCTAAATAAAATCCTAACTCTTAGTATATACTATATAGCACACACTTCACAACACGGTCAGCTTTTTATTTGGGTAAAAAACTATAATAAGCCAACTGACTCCAAAAATTACGTAAATAAGTCAAAGCAAAAATCGTTTCAGCAATAAGCCAGATcggatttttatataattcgtaCCAGGTTAGTTCGAACTGTAATTGTGAGTAAATCGAACTAGGAGAGTTCGAATTAGTTGTTTTGGGTTGGTAATAAatcgaaccagcttggttcgaattaagaatgaatgtaattcgaaccatgtttggttcgaattatagagAGAGACGCTTTTGGTGTAATTCGAACcgggctggttcgaattacacaaaTCATAGTTCGAACCAGACCGGTTCGAATTAGTTTGAGACTGAGCTGTATATATATGGTTCAAAACGCGAGTTAGTCTCATTAGAGGGAGTaagatggctagtgaggagagttttgtGGTTTTGGTGCACCACAGAGGATCTGTTAATAGAAAAACTCGTTCCGGAGTAAAGTTCACAGATAAGAATCCTCTATGTATTATCGTAACTTCTACGACGAGTTATGATGACCTTGTTAGCGCTGTACTAATAAAGCTCGGTCTGGAAGGTGCGAAGCGGGTAAAGAAGTTTTTCTATCGCATTCCAGTCACGGTGCTACAGAATACCGTGAAGTATGATTGCTTCACGATTAATAATGATGTGGACTTGCAAGTAATGTTTCTTTGTCGGCAGCAGTTTCCGGAGGTGTGGACACCAGAGTTGTTGGCACGGCTGGTTGATGTGGTATCCAGCTCCGGCGGTTCGAACCGGAATACGAACACTATAGCGAATCCAGCAGGTTCTAGTTCCCAGCCTGCCGTTGCTTCCTCCTCCGTCCCTGTGTAcgaaccagtggtccaacctgTCGCCTCCCCATCTTTTGCTGTTGACCTTAATGGCACCGAAGGCGATGAGGTAGTGGAAAGGGAAAATTTGCCGAACGCTTTAGTGGGAGTTGCACCTGTTGGCGTTGGAGACGGATTTTTGGGTGATGAAAAGGAGGATGACGTCGAGCCGGATATGATTGACGATGACAGCGCTGATGATATTGGAGCGAATGGGCCTGCGTTGGCGGTAGGTGGTTCTAGCTCTGGCACACAGCAGTATCCACCACATTTTTCCTCGTTGGACTTGGACGCCATGAGACATGAGGGGGTTTTAGGGCACGCTGTTGGATTCGGAGCTAGAGATGCGGAAGGGACTGCTGGTCTGACAGAGTTCCAGGTTGGTCAGCAATTCCAGGATAAAGATGAGGCCCTGTTAAGTGTGAAGACTTACAGCATCTGGCGAGGGGTACAATACAAGGTGGTGGAGTCCGATCACCGCCGGTATGTGGGCAAGTGTTCCGAGTTTgggaatgggtgcacatggttgattcgACTGAGTCTCCGGAAGCGCAAGGGCATTTGGGAGGTCAAACAGTACAATGGACCTCACACTTGCCTGGCCACATCCATCTCGAGTGACCACAGGAGTTTTGATTATCTGTGATTTCGGCGTTCATTATGCCAATGGTTAGGGCTGATGCATCCGTGAGCATAAAGGTGCTCCTGAACGCCACGGCAGCGCACTTTGGTTTTAGGCCGACATACCGGAGGGTTGGATGGCGAAGCAGAAATCTATTGCCCTCATCTACGGTGACTGGGATGAGTCCTACAACGACCTGCCTAGGTGGGTGTTGGGTGTCCAGCTGACGATGCCTGGTAGTGTTGCGGTCCTTAAGACGAGCCCAGTTCGAATTGAAGGACAGGTGGACGAGTCTCAAGCGTACTTCCACAGACTTTTCTGGACTTTCCCGCCGTGCATCGAGGCATTCTGTCATTGCAAGCCGCTAGTCAGCATTGACGGCACACATCTGTATGGGAAGTATGGGGGAACGTTGCTCATCGCGATTGCACAGGACGGGAACTCCAATATTCTACCTGTCGCATTCGCACTAGTAGAGGGTGAGAATGCGGAGTCCTGGACATTCTTTTTCTCGCACCTTCGACAGCACGTGACCCCGCAGTCCGGTCTGTTGGTTATATCGGACAGGCACAACGGCATCAAGGCTGCGCTTGAGGCCCCTGACGGCGGTTGGTTACCACCATCTGCGTACCGTGCATTCTACATACGACACGTAGCGGCTAATTTTGCCCTTACCTTCAAGGGCAAAGACGCTAGGAGACTCCTAGTGAACGCAGCGTATGCGAAGACCGAGGTTGAATTTGATTACTGGTTTGATATTCTGCGATCTGAAGATCCGGCGATGTGTGAGTGGGCGAACCAGATTGATTACTCGTTGTGGACTCAGCATCGTGATGAGGGGCGGAGATTCAGTCACATGACGACGAACATCTCCGAGTGTGTGAACTCTATCCTCAATGGGGTCAGAAATCTCCCTGTAGCATCCCTGGTGAAGGCAACATATGGTAGGCTTGCGGAACTCTTTGTTCGCAAGGGGAGAGAGGCTGAGGCCCAGATGGGAACAGGACAACAATTCAGTCAGCATTTGGTAAAGTGTATTGAGGCCAACTTGAAGACGGCCAGGTGCTTCACGGTGACGCTGTATGACCGGGATAATTCCGAGTTCACTGTAGCAGAGACCACTCCGACTGGTTCTTTCTCCTTGGGTACTTACAGAGTATCACTTGCCTCTCGGACATGTGACTGCGGGTACTTCCAGGCTCTTCATTTCCCGTGTCAGCACGCACTTACATGCTGTGCCTACTCACGGGTCACCTGGACCTCTTACGTTCGCAGCATCTATCAGATTAGCTCGGTGTTCAGTGTGTATCGGATGGGATTCACACCTCCGATCCCGGAGGGCTTCTGGCCACCTTACGACGGGCCCACGGTGATTCCAGACCCTGACAAGAGGCGTGCGAGAGAGGGTCGTCCTAGATCCACTAGGATACGGACGAACATGGACGAGGCAGATCCGAATCGGCCAAAGAGGTGCGGCCTATGTCGCCAACCCGGACACACACGACGTAGTTGCCCACAGGTTGGAGGATCGTCTCAGACAGGCCGACATTAGTGCGCATGTTGTTAGTGTTAGTATTATTTACATTTAAGTTTTCCTGTTAGATGCAATGTTTGAGCATGTATGTAACTAGTTGATCTTTATACATTGTACTTTGATTGTTGCGAGTAGTAATGAATATGTGTTCTTTCATTATGAGTACTGCTACATGTTCCGTATATGCAAAATTTAATAAGTAAAAATAAACACTAAACTGTTTCATGATTCATTGATTCTAAATAGTCAATGTCCCACAacacaaataacaaaaaacataGGTGAACAGACTATAACATAACAAGAAAAGTACATATCACTATCATACATGATTGAACTTTAGGGAACAAAATACATGAAACGTGAATCATCTAAACAGATGCGAGCCAGTACCACAGCGACGGGCTACCCGTGCCCTCTGACCTCGGCGGATAAACGGCTCCTCATCCTCGATGTCATCCCCATCCTCCTGTGGGGCAGGCTGTGCTGGTGGCGCAACATGCAGGGGTGCCGCCGAAAGCCCTGCGACAGACTCTGATGTAGCGGTGAAGGCAGATGGAGGAGTACCTCCGAGACAGAACTGGTGACCAGCGGATGAGGATGGAGGCTCATTCAGATCAACATCTAACGGGGCCTGTGTGCCTGAGATCTGACCACCATTGCGGGGAGTCACGTCCCCCTGCATGATGGCGGTGAtctcctcactagccatcttACTCCCTCTGGTTCGATTTATTACCAACCCAAAACtgtagaacctatgcacaattactcaagagggggggtgaattgagtattgcaacaacaatgaatctttttttgctaaagttaaagacaatatacaaaagtgttattgtactagtatttttccaagagcttaactcaattgctaagcatttataaggagcttttactttccaatagacaccaactcaaataaattgatcaagcttttcaccaatcggacttaagctactccttaagtacttacgaagctacttttcgatcacaat
This portion of the Arachis duranensis cultivar V14167 chromosome 6, aradu.V14167.gnm2.J7QH, whole genome shotgun sequence genome encodes:
- the LOC107494325 gene encoding uncharacterized protein LOC107494325; amino-acid sequence: MAKQKSIALIYGDWDESYNDLPRWVLGVQLTMPGSVAVLKTSPVRIEGQVDESQAYFHRLFWTFPPCIEAFCHCKPLVSIDGTHLYGKYGGTLLIAIAQDGNSNILPVAFALVEGENAESWTFFFSHLRQHVTPQSGLLVISDRHNGIKAALEAPDGGWLPPSAYRAFYIRHVAANFALTFKGKDARRLLVNAAYAKTEVEFDYWFDILRSEDPAMCEWANQIDYSLWTQHRDEGRRFSHMTTNISECVNSILNGVRNLPVASLVKATYGRLAELFVRKGREAEAQMGTGQQFSQHLVKCIEANLKTARCFTVTLYDRDNSEFTVAETTPTGSFSLGTYRVSLASRTCDCGYFQALHFPCQHALTCCAYSRVTWTSYVRSIYQISSVFSVYRMGFTPPIPEGFWPPYDGPTVIPDPDKRRAREGRPRSTRIRTNMDEADPNRPKRCGLCRQPGHTRRSCPQVGGSSQTGRH
- the LOC107494327 gene encoding uncharacterized protein LOC107494327, giving the protein MASEESFVVLVHHRGSVNRKTRSGVKFTDKNPLCIIVTSTTSYDDLVSAVLIKLGLEGAKRVKKFFYRIPVTVLQNTVKYDCFTINNDVDLQVMFLCRQQFPEVWTPELLARLVDVVSSSGGSNRNTNTIANPAGSSSQPAVASSSVPVYEPVVQPVASPSFAVDLNGTEGDEVVERENLPNALVGVAPVGVGDGFLGDEKEDDVEPDMIDDDSADDIGANGPALAVGGSSSGTQQYPPHFSSLDLDAMRHEGVLGHAVGFGARDAEGTAGLTEFQVGQQFQDKDEALLSVKTYSIWRGVQYKVVESDHRRYVGKCSEFGNGCTWLIRLSLRKRKGIWEVKQYNGPHTCLATSISSDHRSFDYL